From Peromyscus maniculatus bairdii isolate BWxNUB_F1_BW_parent chromosome 8, HU_Pman_BW_mat_3.1, whole genome shotgun sequence, a single genomic window includes:
- the Rhbdl1 gene encoding rhomboid-related protein 1 isoform X2 → MSARAVRRRWFWVELFGGGRFYPGCAARRRVRVWGTRVLCPCACRAGISVTPSELGARKAEQAERAGRGGAERSAEQPLPASADPSPRPGSMDRSSLLQLIQEQISSKRSSSFKRAIANGQRALPRDGLLDEPGLGVYKRFVRYVAYEILPCEVDRRWYFYRHRSCPPPVFMASVTLAQIIVFLCYGARLNKWVLQTYHPEYMKSPLVYHPGHRARAWRFLTYMFMHVGLEQLGFNALLQLMIGVPLEMVHGVLRISLLYLAGVLAGSLTVSITDMRAPLVGGSGGVYALCSAHLANVVMNWAGMRCPYKLLRMVLALVCMSSEVGRAVWLRFSPPLPASGPQPSFMAHLAGAVVGVSMGLTILRSYEERLRDQCGWWVVLLAYGTFLLFAIFWNVFAYDLLGADIPPPP, encoded by the exons ATGAGTGCAAGAGCTGTGCGCAGGCGGTGGTTCTGGGTCGAGCTGTTTGGTGGGGGACGGTTCTACCCAGGATGTGCGGCGCGTCGGCGCGTGCGCGTGTGGGGTACGCGCGTGCTCTGCCCGTGTGCGTGCAGGGCTGGCATCTCGGTGACGCCGTCTGAGCTCGGTGCGCGCAAAGCAGAGCAGGCGGAGCGGGCCGGCCGGGGCGGAGCGGAGCGGTCCGCAGAGCAGCCCCTCCCGGCCTCGGCCGACCCCAGCCCTCGGCCCGGCTCTATGGACAGGAGCTCGCTGCTGCAGCTCATCCAGGAGCAG ATCAGCAGCAAGCGTTCCAGCAGCTTCAAGAGGGCCATTGCTAATGGACAGCGGGCGCTGCCTCGGGACGGACTGCTGGATGAGCCAGGCCTGGGGGTCTACAAGCGGTTTGTGCGATACGTGGCCTACGAGATCCTGCCCTGTGAGGTGGATCGTCGCTGGTACTTCTACCGGCACCGCAGCTGCCCACCCCCTGTGTTCATGGCCTCTGTCACCCTTGCCCAG ATCATCGTGTTCCTGTGCTACGGGGCACGTCTCAACAAGTGGGTGCTCCAGACCTACCACCCTGAATACATGAAGAGCCCTCTAGTGTACCACCCGGGACACCGCGCGCGCGCCTGGCGCTTCCTCACCTACATGTTCATGCATGTTGG GCTGGAGCAGCTAGGGTTCAACGCCCTCTTGCAGCTGATGATTGGGGTGCCCCTGGAGATGGTACACGGTGTGCTTCGCATCAGCCTGCTGTACCTGGCAGGTGTGCTGGCAG GCTCCCTGACTGTCTCTATCACAGACATGCGTGCCCCTCTCGTAGGGGGCTCTGGAGGGGTCTATGCCCTGTGCTCGGCACACCTGGCCAACGTTGTCATG AACTGGGCTGGGATGCGGTGTCCGTACAAGCTGCTGAGGATGGTGCTGGCTCTGGTGTGCA TGAGTTCCGAAGTGGGCCGGGCTGTGTGGCTGCGCTTCTCCCCACCACTGCCCGCCTCAGGCCCACAGCCCAGCTTCATGGCACACCTGGCTGGTGCAGTGGTAGGTGTAAGCATGGGCCTTACCATCCTTCGAAGCTATGAGGAGCGCCTGAGGGACCAGTGCGGCTGGTGGGTGGTGCTACTTGCCTATGGCACCTTCCTGCTTTTCGCCATCTTCTGGAACGTCTTTGCCTATGACCTGCTGGGTGCCGATATTCCCCCTCCACCTTGA
- the Rhbdl1 gene encoding rhomboid-related protein 1 isoform X3, with protein MSARAVRRRWFWVELFGGGRFYPGCAARRRVRVWGTRVLCPCACRAGISVTPSELGARKAEQAERAGRGGAERSAEQPLPASADPSPRPGSMDRSSLLQLIQEQQLDPENTGFIGADTFAGLVHSHELPLDPTKLDMLVALAQSNERGQVCYQELVDLVSAMISSKRSSSFKRAIANGQRALPRDGLLDEPGLGVYKRFVRYVAYEILPCEVDRRWYFYRHRSCPPPVFMASVTLAQIIVFLCYGARLNKWVLQTYHPEYMKSPLVYHPGHRARAWRFLTYMFMHVGLEQLGFNALLQLMIGVPLEMVHGVLRISLLYLAGVLAGSLTVSITDMRAPLVGGSGGVYALCSAHLANVVMNWAGMRCPYKLLRMVLALVCMSSEVGRAVWLRFSPPLPASGPQPSFMAHLAGAVVGVSMGLTILRSYEERLRDQCGWWVVLLAYGTFLLFAIFWNVFAYDLLGADIPPPP; from the exons ATGAGTGCAAGAGCTGTGCGCAGGCGGTGGTTCTGGGTCGAGCTGTTTGGTGGGGGACGGTTCTACCCAGGATGTGCGGCGCGTCGGCGCGTGCGCGTGTGGGGTACGCGCGTGCTCTGCCCGTGTGCGTGCAGGGCTGGCATCTCGGTGACGCCGTCTGAGCTCGGTGCGCGCAAAGCAGAGCAGGCGGAGCGGGCCGGCCGGGGCGGAGCGGAGCGGTCCGCAGAGCAGCCCCTCCCGGCCTCGGCCGACCCCAGCCCTCGGCCCGGCTCTATGGACAGGAGCTCGCTGCTGCAGCTCATCCAGGAGCAG CAGCTGGATCCTGAGAATACAGGCTTCATCGGTGCGGACACCTTCGCTGGCCTGGTACACAGCCATGAGCTGCCCCTGGACCCCACCAAGTTGGACATGTTGGTGGCTCTGGCTCAGAGCAACGAACGGGGCCAGGTCTGCTACCAGGAGCTGGTGGACCTGGTCAGTGCCATG ATCAGCAGCAAGCGTTCCAGCAGCTTCAAGAGGGCCATTGCTAATGGACAGCGGGCGCTGCCTCGGGACGGACTGCTGGATGAGCCAGGCCTGGGGGTCTACAAGCGGTTTGTGCGATACGTGGCCTACGAGATCCTGCCCTGTGAGGTGGATCGTCGCTGGTACTTCTACCGGCACCGCAGCTGCCCACCCCCTGTGTTCATGGCCTCTGTCACCCTTGCCCAG ATCATCGTGTTCCTGTGCTACGGGGCACGTCTCAACAAGTGGGTGCTCCAGACCTACCACCCTGAATACATGAAGAGCCCTCTAGTGTACCACCCGGGACACCGCGCGCGCGCCTGGCGCTTCCTCACCTACATGTTCATGCATGTTGG GCTGGAGCAGCTAGGGTTCAACGCCCTCTTGCAGCTGATGATTGGGGTGCCCCTGGAGATGGTACACGGTGTGCTTCGCATCAGCCTGCTGTACCTGGCAGGTGTGCTGGCAG GCTCCCTGACTGTCTCTATCACAGACATGCGTGCCCCTCTCGTAGGGGGCTCTGGAGGGGTCTATGCCCTGTGCTCGGCACACCTGGCCAACGTTGTCATG AACTGGGCTGGGATGCGGTGTCCGTACAAGCTGCTGAGGATGGTGCTGGCTCTGGTGTGCA TGAGTTCCGAAGTGGGCCGGGCTGTGTGGCTGCGCTTCTCCCCACCACTGCCCGCCTCAGGCCCACAGCCCAGCTTCATGGCACACCTGGCTGGTGCAGTGGTAGGTGTAAGCATGGGCCTTACCATCCTTCGAAGCTATGAGGAGCGCCTGAGGGACCAGTGCGGCTGGTGGGTGGTGCTACTTGCCTATGGCACCTTCCTGCTTTTCGCCATCTTCTGGAACGTCTTTGCCTATGACCTGCTGGGTGCCGATATTCCCCCTCCACCTTGA
- the Rhbdl1 gene encoding rhomboid-related protein 1 isoform X1: MDRSSLLQLIQEQQLDPENTGFIGADTFAGLVHSHELPLDPTKLDMLVALAQSNERGQVCYQELVDLISSKRSSSFKRAIANGQRALPRDGLLDEPGLGVYKRFVRYVAYEILPCEVDRRWYFYRHRSCPPPVFMASVTLAQIIVFLCYGARLNKWVLQTYHPEYMKSPLVYHPGHRARAWRFLTYMFMHVGLEQLGFNALLQLMIGVPLEMVHGVLRISLLYLAGVLAGSLTVSITDMRAPLVGGSGGVYALCSAHLANVVMNWAGMRCPYKLLRMVLALVCMSSEVGRAVWLRFSPPLPASGPQPSFMAHLAGAVVGVSMGLTILRSYEERLRDQCGWWVVLLAYGTFLLFAIFWNVFAYDLLGADIPPPP; the protein is encoded by the exons ATGGACAGGAGCTCGCTGCTGCAGCTCATCCAGGAGCAG CAGCTGGATCCTGAGAATACAGGCTTCATCGGTGCGGACACCTTCGCTGGCCTGGTACACAGCCATGAGCTGCCCCTGGACCCCACCAAGTTGGACATGTTGGTGGCTCTGGCTCAGAGCAACGAACGGGGCCAGGTCTGCTACCAGGAGCTGGTGGACCTG ATCAGCAGCAAGCGTTCCAGCAGCTTCAAGAGGGCCATTGCTAATGGACAGCGGGCGCTGCCTCGGGACGGACTGCTGGATGAGCCAGGCCTGGGGGTCTACAAGCGGTTTGTGCGATACGTGGCCTACGAGATCCTGCCCTGTGAGGTGGATCGTCGCTGGTACTTCTACCGGCACCGCAGCTGCCCACCCCCTGTGTTCATGGCCTCTGTCACCCTTGCCCAG ATCATCGTGTTCCTGTGCTACGGGGCACGTCTCAACAAGTGGGTGCTCCAGACCTACCACCCTGAATACATGAAGAGCCCTCTAGTGTACCACCCGGGACACCGCGCGCGCGCCTGGCGCTTCCTCACCTACATGTTCATGCATGTTGG GCTGGAGCAGCTAGGGTTCAACGCCCTCTTGCAGCTGATGATTGGGGTGCCCCTGGAGATGGTACACGGTGTGCTTCGCATCAGCCTGCTGTACCTGGCAGGTGTGCTGGCAG GCTCCCTGACTGTCTCTATCACAGACATGCGTGCCCCTCTCGTAGGGGGCTCTGGAGGGGTCTATGCCCTGTGCTCGGCACACCTGGCCAACGTTGTCATG AACTGGGCTGGGATGCGGTGTCCGTACAAGCTGCTGAGGATGGTGCTGGCTCTGGTGTGCA TGAGTTCCGAAGTGGGCCGGGCTGTGTGGCTGCGCTTCTCCCCACCACTGCCCGCCTCAGGCCCACAGCCCAGCTTCATGGCACACCTGGCTGGTGCAGTGGTAGGTGTAAGCATGGGCCTTACCATCCTTCGAAGCTATGAGGAGCGCCTGAGGGACCAGTGCGGCTGGTGGGTGGTGCTACTTGCCTATGGCACCTTCCTGCTTTTCGCCATCTTCTGGAACGTCTTTGCCTATGACCTGCTGGGTGCCGATATTCCCCCTCCACCTTGA
- the LOC143274515 gene encoding uncharacterized protein LOC143274515: protein MAPRGTRSAPPGRRSATGTSGVGRGWHEGHVSEGGASRLRSPFTKHCEATAALSTGPAPQEPGPILAIQTKAPPPPRSGPAPRPTPGPLPGNVAAALEKWHSGPRSLDRCPCPPRGCTREPGSVWTAGARARCIPEPRAARCWGLEVMQDPIRIQVTSYSGPQDPCSPH, encoded by the exons ATGGCGCCGCGCGGCACG CGATCAGCTCCGCCCGGTCGGCGATCCGCCACCGGAACTTCCGGCGTGGGGCGGGGCtggcatgaaggacacgtgagcGAAGGCGGAGCCTCGCGGCTGCGGAGCCCCTTCACCAAACACTGCGAAGCCACGGCCGCGCTCTCTACGGGCCCCGCCCCACAGGAGCCAGGACCTATCCTCGCTATTCAGACCaaggccccgccccctccgcgCTCGGGCCCCGCCCCCCGGCCCACTCCCGGCCCACTCCCGGGAAACGTGGCAGCGGCCCTGGAGAAGTGGCACTCGGGGCCGCGGTCCCTGGACCGCTGTCCTTGCCCGCCACGCGGGTGCACGCGGGAGCCCGGGAGCGTCTGGACCGCTG GTGCAAGAGCGCGCTGCATTCCTGAGCCAAGGGCAGCCCGCTGCTGGGGCCTGGAGGTCATGCAAGACCCCATCAGGATTCAGGTGACTAGTTACTCTGGACCCCAGGACCCTTGCAGCCCTCATTAG
- the Stub1 gene encoding E3 ubiquitin-protein ligase CHIP has protein sequence MKGKEEKEGGARLGTGGGSPDKSPSAQELKEQGNRLFVGRKYQEAAACYGRAITRNPLVAVYYTNRALCYLKMQQPEQALADCRRALELDGQSVKAHFFLGQCQLEMESYDEAIANLQRAYSLAKEQRLNFGDDIPSALRIAKKKRWNSIEERRIHQESELHSYLTRLIAAERERELEECQRNHEGDEDDGHVRAQQACIEAKHDKYMADMDELFSQVDEKRKKRDIPDYLCGKISFELMREPCITPSGITYDRKDIEEHLQRVGHFDPVTRSPLTQEQLIPNLAMKEVIDAFISENGWVEDY, from the exons ATGAAGggcaaggaggaaaaggagggcgGCGCGCGGCTGGGCACTGGCGGTGGCAGCCCCGATAAGAGCCCGAGTGCGCAGGAGCTCAAGGAGCAGGGGAACCGGCTCTTCGTGGGCCGCAAGTACCAGGAGGCGGCGGCCTGCTACGGCCGCGCCATC ACCCGGAACCCACTTGTGGCGGTGTACTACACCAACCGGGCCCTGTGCTATCTGAAGATGCAGCAGCCTGAACAGGCACTTGCTGACTGCCGGAGAGCCCTGGAGCTGGATGGGCAGTCTGTGAAGGCGCACTTCTTCCTGGGGCAGTGCCAGCTAGAGATGGAGAGTTATGATGAGGCCATTGCCAATCTGCAGCGAG CCTATAGTTTGGCCAAGGAGCAGCGACTCAACTTTGGGGATGACATCCCTAGTGCCCTTCGCATTGCTAAGAAGAAGCGTTGGAACAGTATCGAGGAACGGCGCATTCACCAGGAGAGTGAGCTGCATTCTTATCTCACCAGGCTCATTGCTGCTGAACGAGAGAg GGAACTGGAAGAGTGTCAGAGGAACCACGAGGGTGATGAGGATGATGGCCACGTCCGGGCCCAGCAGGCCTGCATTGAGGCCAAGCAC GATAAATACATGGCAGACATGGATGAGCTCTTCTCTCAGGTGGATGAGAAAAGAAAG AAGCGAGATATCCCGGACTACTTGTGTGGCAAGATCAGCTTTGAGCTGATGCGGGAGCCCTGCATCACACCCAGTGGTATCACTTATGACCGGAAGGACATTGAGGAGCACCTGCAG CGTGTGGGCCACTTTGACCCTGTGACCCGGAGCCCTCTGACCCAGGAACAGCTCATACCCAACTTGGCCATGAAGGAAGTCATTGATGCATTCATCTCTGAGAACGGCTGGGTAGAGGACTACTAA
- the Jmjd8 gene encoding jmjC domain-containing protein 8 isoform X2: protein MARGYASVDGIPSVLRAYTRMFMAAARWPGPLFVFVLWTMVTVVLPGSGEGGWQQSRLGTVAAVTEEERCTVERRAHLTYSEFMQHYAFLKPVILQGLTDNSRFRALCSRESLLASFGDNVVRLSTANTYSYQKVDLPFQEYVEQLLHPQDPTSLGNDTLYFFGDNNFTEWAPLFQHYSPPPFRLLGTSLAYSFGIAGAGSGVPFHWHGPGFSEVIYGRKRWFLYPPEKTPEFHPNKTTLAWLQEIYPSLAPSARPLECTIRAGEVLYFPDRWWHATLNLDTSVFISTFLG, encoded by the exons ATGGCTCGTGGTTACGCAAGTGTCGACGGAATTCCCAGCGTGCTGCGCGCCTACACCCGCATGTTCATGGCGGCGGCTAGATGGCCAGGGCCGCTTTTTGTCTTTGTACTATGGACGATGGTGActgtggtcctgcctggctctggcgAAGGGGGATG GCAGCAAAGCCGGCTGGGGACTGTAGCAGCAGTGACCGAGGAAGAGCGTTGCACTGTGGAGCGCCGAGCACACCTCACATACTCCGAATTCATGCAGCA CTACGCCTTCCTCAAGCCGGTCATATTACAGGGACTCACAGACAACTCG AGGTTCAGGGCCCTGTGCTCTCGGGAAAGCCTGCTGGCCTCGTTTGGGGACAACGTTGTTCGCCTAAGTACAGCCAACACCTACTCCTACCAGAAAG TGGACCTGCCCTTCCAGGAATATGTGGAGCAGCTGCTGCACCCCCAGGACCCCACATCCCTAGGCAATG ACACCCTGTACTTTTTTGGAGACAACAACTTTACCGAGTGGGCGCCACTATTCCAGCATTATTCTCCACCTCCGTTTCGTCTACTGGGAACCAGCCTTGCTTACAGCTTTGGAATTGCAG GAGCTGGATCTGGGGTACCCTTCCACTGGCATGGCCCTGGTTTCTCAGAGGTGATTTATGGTCGGAAG CGCTGGTTCCTCTACCCTCCTGAGAAGACACCAGAGTTCCACCCGAACAAGACCACACTGGCCTGGCTACAGGAAATATACCCATCCCTAGCCCCTTCAGCTCGGCCCCTGGAATGTACCATCCGGGCTGGTGAA GTGCTGTATTTCCCTGACCGGTGGTGGCATGCCACACTCAATCTGGACACCAGTGTCTTCATTTCCACCTTCCTTGGCTAG
- the Jmjd8 gene encoding jmjC domain-containing protein 8 isoform X1 yields the protein MARGYASVDGIPSVLRAYTRMFMAAARWPGPLFVFVLWTMVTVVLPGSGEGGWQQSRLGTVAAVTEEERCTVERRAHLTYSEFMQHYAFLKPVILQGLTDNSRFRALCSRESLLASFGDNVVRLSTANTYSYQKVDLPFQEYVEQLLHPQDPTSLGNDTLYFFGDNNFTEWAPLFQHYSPPPFRLLGTSLAYSFGIAGAGSGVPFHWHGPGFSEVIYGRKRWFLYPPEKTPEFHPNKTTLAWLQEIYPSLAPSARPLECTIRAGEVSGWQVGVGLTQKAPTNLCAFLPGAVFP from the exons ATGGCTCGTGGTTACGCAAGTGTCGACGGAATTCCCAGCGTGCTGCGCGCCTACACCCGCATGTTCATGGCGGCGGCTAGATGGCCAGGGCCGCTTTTTGTCTTTGTACTATGGACGATGGTGActgtggtcctgcctggctctggcgAAGGGGGATG GCAGCAAAGCCGGCTGGGGACTGTAGCAGCAGTGACCGAGGAAGAGCGTTGCACTGTGGAGCGCCGAGCACACCTCACATACTCCGAATTCATGCAGCA CTACGCCTTCCTCAAGCCGGTCATATTACAGGGACTCACAGACAACTCG AGGTTCAGGGCCCTGTGCTCTCGGGAAAGCCTGCTGGCCTCGTTTGGGGACAACGTTGTTCGCCTAAGTACAGCCAACACCTACTCCTACCAGAAAG TGGACCTGCCCTTCCAGGAATATGTGGAGCAGCTGCTGCACCCCCAGGACCCCACATCCCTAGGCAATG ACACCCTGTACTTTTTTGGAGACAACAACTTTACCGAGTGGGCGCCACTATTCCAGCATTATTCTCCACCTCCGTTTCGTCTACTGGGAACCAGCCTTGCTTACAGCTTTGGAATTGCAG GAGCTGGATCTGGGGTACCCTTCCACTGGCATGGCCCTGGTTTCTCAGAGGTGATTTATGGTCGGAAG CGCTGGTTCCTCTACCCTCCTGAGAAGACACCAGAGTTCCACCCGAACAAGACCACACTGGCCTGGCTACAGGAAATATACCCATCCCTAGCCCCTTCAGCTCGGCCCCTGGAATGTACCATCCGGGCTGGTGAAGTCAGTGGCTGGCAGGTGGGGGTTGGGCTGACCCAAAAAGCTCCGACCAATCTCTGTGCTTTTCTTCCAGGTGCTGTATTTCCCTGA
- the Wdr24 gene encoding GATOR2 complex protein WDR24 codes for MEKMSRVTTALSGSALTGRTMHCHLDAPANAISVCRDAAQVVVAGRSIFKIYAIEEEQFVEKLNLRVGRKPSLNLSCADVVWHQMDENLLATAATNGVVVTWNLGRPSRNKQDQLFTEHKRTVNKVCFHPTEAHVLLSGSQDGFMKCFDLRRKDSVSTFSGQSESVRDVQFSIRDYFTFASTFENGNVQLWDIRRPDRCERMFTAHNGPVFCCDWHPEDRGWLATGGRDKMVKVWDMTTHRAKEMHCVQTIASVARVKWRPECRHHLATCSMMVDHNIYVWDVRRPFVPAAMFEEHRDVTTGIAWRHPHDPSFLLSGSKDSTLCQHLFRDASQPVERANPEGLCYGLFGDLAFAAKESLVAAESGRKPYTGDRRHPIFFKRKLDPAEPFSGLASSALSVFETESGGGSMSWFVDTAERYALAGRPLADLCDHNAKVARELGRNQVAQTWTMLRIIYCSPGLVSSANLNHSVGKGSSCGLPLMNSFNLKDMGPGLGSETRLDRSKGDTRSDTALLDSSATLLTTEDNEETEGSDVPADYLLGDAEGEEDELYPLDTEHVHPEEPEYVLPQEAFPLRHEIVDTPSGPEHLQDKADSPHVSGNEADTASLAPVDSSSSLLSVSHALYDSRLPPDFFSVLVRDMLHFYAEQGDVQMAVSVLIVLGERVRKDIDEQTQEHWYTSYIDLLQRFCLWNVSNEVVKLSTSRAVSCLNQASTTLHVNCSHCKRPMSSRGWVCDRCHRCASMCAVCHHVVKGLFVWCQGCSHGGHLQHIMKWLEGSSHCPAGCGHLCEYS; via the exons ATGGAAAAGATGTCCCGAGTTACCACAGCCCTGAGCGGCAGTGCACTGACAGGCCGTACCATGCACTGCCACCTGGATGCACCAGCTAATGCCATCAGTGTGTGCCGTGATGCCGCCCAGGTTGTCGTGGCAGGCCGAAGCATCTTCAAGATTTATGCCATTGAGGAGGAGCAGTTTGTAGAGAAGCTGAATCTGCGTGTGGGCCGGAAGCCCTCGCTCAATTTGAGCTGCGCTGATGTGGTCTGGCACCAGATGGACGAGAATCTGCTGGCCACAGCAGCCACCAATGGTGTGGTGGTTACATGGAACCTAGGTCGGCCATCCCGAAACAAGCAGGACCAGCTGTTCACAGAACACAAGCGCACAGTGAATAAAGTCTGTTTCCACCCCACTGAGGCCCACGTGCTGCTCAGTGGCTCTCAGGATGGCTTCATGAAGTGTTTTGACCTCCGCAGGAAGGACTCAGTCAGCACCTTCTCTG gccaatctgagagTGTGCGGGATGTGCAGTTCAGTATCCGAGACTACTTTACCTTTGCCTCCACCTTTGAGAATGGCAACGTCCAGCTCTGGGACATCCGCCGACCTGATCGATGTGAAAGGATGTTCACAGCCCACAATGGGCCTGTCTTCTGCTGTGACTGGCACCCAGAGGACAG GGGCTGGCTGGCCACGGGTGGACGAGACAAGATGGTGAAGGTCTGGGACATGACAACACATCGTGCCAAGGAGATGCACTGTGTGCAGACCATCGCCTCAGTGGCCCGAGTTAAGTGGCGGCCTgagtgccgccaccacctggccacgTGTTCCATGATGGTAGACCACAACATTTATGTATGGGATGTTCGCCGGCCCTTCGTGCCGGCTGCCATGTTTGAAGAGCACCGTGATGTCACAACAGGCATTGCCTGGCGCCACCCACATGACCCCTCTTTCCTACTCTCTGGCTCCAAGGACAGCACCTTATGCCAGCACCTGTTTCGTGATGCCAGCCAGCCTGTTGAGCGTGCCAACCCGGAGGGCCTCTGTTATGGCCTCTTTGGGGACCTGGCCTTTGCTGCTAAGGAGAGCCTGGTGGCTGCTGAATCTGGGCGCAAACCCTATACTGGTGACCGGCGCCATCCCATCTTCTTCAAGCGCAAGTTAGATCCTGCTGAACCATTTTCTGGCCTGGCTTCCAGTGCGCTCAGTGTCTTTGAGACGGAGTCAGGTGGTGGCAGCATGAGCTGGTTCGTGGATACAGCCGAGCGTTACGCTCTGGCCGGTCGGCCACTAGCTGACCTCTGTGATCACAATGCCAAAGTGGCTCGGGAGCTTGGCCGCAACCAG GTGGCACAGACATGGACCATGCTACGGATTATCTACTGTAGCCCAGGCCTGGTGTCCTCTGCCAATCTCAACCACAGCGTCGGCAAAGGCAGCTCCTGTGGCCTACCACTCATGAACAG CTTCAATCTGAAGGATATGGGCCCAGGGCTGGGCAGTGAGACACGACTGGATCGCAGCAAAGGGGACACACGGAGTGACACCGCCTTGCTGGATTCTTCAGCCACACTCCTCACCACCGAGG ATAACGAGGAAACGGAGGGCAGTGATGTGCCTGCTGACTACCTGCTGGGTGatgcagaaggagaggaggatgagtTGTACCCACTGGACACAGAACACGTGCACC CGGAGGAGCCTGAGTACGTGCTACCACAGGAGGCCTTCCCACTGCGCCATGAGATTGTGGATACGCCATCCGGGCCTGAACATCTGCAGGACAAAGCTGACTCTCCGCACGTGAGCGGCAATGAGGCAGACACGGCTTCGTTGGCACCGGTGGATTCCTCCTcgtccctcctctctgtctcgcATGCTCTCTATGACAGCCGCCTGCCCCCCGACTTCTTCAGTGTGCTGGTACGGGACATGTTGCACTTCTACGCTGAGCAGGGCGATGTGCAGATGGCTGTGTCTGTTCTCATTGTGCTGGGTGAGAGAGTGCGCAAGGACATCGACGAGCAGACCCAG GAGCACTGGTACACATCCTACATCGATCTGCTGCAGcgcttctgcctctggaatgtgtCCAATGAGGTGGTGAAGCTCAGCACCAGCAGGGCAGTTAGCTGCCTCAACCAAGCCTCCACCACCCTGCACGTCAACTGCAGTCACTGCAAGCGGCCCATGAGCAGCCGTGGCTGGGTCTGCGACAG gtGCCACCGCTGTGCCAGCATGTGTGCTGTCTGCCATCACGTGGTTAAAGGGCTGTTCGTGTGGTGTCAGGGCTGCAGTCATGGTGGCCATCTTCAGCACATCATGAAATGGCTGGAAGGGAGCTCCCACTGCCCTGCAGGCTGCGGCCATCTCTGTGAATACTCCTGA